In a genomic window of Thiosocius teredinicola:
- a CDS encoding quinoprotein relay system zinc metallohydrolase 1: MLVSRRAVCWLAWAMLLCATQSVFAARDYALEPQQVAPNTYVLIGANEHFSFANGGNIANTGFIVTDDGVVVIDTGPSRLYGEQMIAAIRAITEKPVVRVYNTHLHPDHFLGNQAFDASVLAALPATIDGIRRDGDGFNENMYRLCGPWEAGTHVVAPAIATADGVERIGGHRLRLLAMTGHSDGDLVVFDETTGVLFAGDLVFNGRTPTTPHAEIVQWLASLDALDTLPFKVLVSGHGAVASDRSPIDLTRRYLVWLEATLAESAEKGLDMAEVLSVVVPPADLASLDVFASEFERSVAHLYPAYESAALRKGQVEQVLE; encoded by the coding sequence GTGTTGGTATCGCGACGCGCTGTATGTTGGTTGGCTTGGGCGATGTTGCTGTGCGCCACCCAAAGCGTATTTGCTGCCCGCGACTATGCGCTTGAACCGCAGCAGGTCGCGCCGAACACCTATGTGCTCATCGGGGCCAATGAGCATTTCAGTTTCGCCAACGGCGGCAACATTGCCAATACGGGTTTCATTGTTACCGATGACGGTGTTGTGGTGATCGACACCGGGCCGTCGCGGTTGTACGGCGAACAGATGATCGCAGCGATTCGCGCGATCACCGAAAAACCAGTTGTACGCGTCTACAACACCCACCTTCATCCCGATCACTTTCTCGGCAACCAGGCATTCGATGCAAGCGTGTTGGCTGCTCTGCCGGCGACGATCGACGGCATCCGGCGCGATGGCGATGGTTTCAACGAGAATATGTACCGCCTGTGCGGTCCGTGGGAGGCGGGAACACACGTGGTCGCACCAGCAATAGCGACCGCAGACGGCGTTGAACGCATCGGCGGCCACCGCTTGCGTCTGCTGGCGATGACGGGCCACAGCGATGGTGATTTGGTGGTGTTCGACGAAACTACCGGTGTGCTGTTCGCCGGCGACCTCGTCTTCAACGGACGCACACCGACCACGCCGCATGCCGAGATTGTGCAATGGCTTGCATCGCTGGACGCGCTCGATACGCTGCCGTTCAAGGTGCTGGTTTCGGGCCACGGCGCTGTGGCAAGCGACCGCTCGCCGATCGATCTAACCCGCCGCTACCTGGTCTGGCTCGAGGCGACACTTGCCGAAAGCGCAGAGAAAGGTCTGGATATGGCCGAGGTGTTGTCCGTAGTGGTGCCGCCGGCCGATTTGGCGTCGCTGGACGTATTCGCGTCTGAGTTTGAGCGCTCGGTTGCCCATCTTTATCCGGCCTACGAGTCTGCGGCCTTGCGCAAAGGACAAGTCGAACAGGTTCTCGAGTGA
- a CDS encoding quinoprotein dehydrogenase-associated SoxYZ-like carrier, whose product MPAARHVCALTCLLLIAVSTTELHAGSTAEDPLQSFVWHEMHARLLDNAPVTFDERVKVLLPDEAEDSMNVPVLVDASQLDDVVRIVVFAELNPIPKVLEFEPLQALARIGFRLKVQQTTPVRAAVLTGDGVWHLGGRIVGAAGGGCTAPSLGSANPDWSSRLGEVSARLWQKPQATRLRLRVMHPMDTGLVDGIPAFYLERLALRDAQGDVLSRLKLFEPVAENPMLTFDLPKLDRVTIEARDNNGNPVSARISTGQGGR is encoded by the coding sequence ATGCCTGCTGCGCGCCATGTCTGCGCGCTGACCTGTCTGCTTTTGATCGCCGTCAGCACGACGGAACTGCACGCCGGATCGACGGCTGAAGACCCATTGCAGTCGTTCGTGTGGCACGAGATGCACGCGCGGTTGCTCGATAACGCGCCCGTCACGTTCGACGAGCGTGTCAAGGTGTTGCTGCCCGACGAGGCCGAGGACTCGATGAACGTGCCGGTGTTGGTCGATGCATCACAACTCGACGACGTGGTGCGTATCGTCGTGTTCGCCGAGCTCAACCCGATCCCCAAGGTGCTCGAGTTCGAGCCGTTGCAGGCCCTGGCGCGTATCGGCTTTCGCCTGAAGGTACAGCAGACTACGCCGGTGCGGGCAGCGGTGTTGACCGGCGACGGCGTCTGGCATCTCGGTGGGCGCATCGTCGGCGCGGCCGGTGGTGGCTGTACGGCGCCGAGTCTGGGTAGTGCAAATCCGGATTGGTCGAGCCGCCTGGGCGAAGTCAGCGCAAGGCTTTGGCAGAAACCACAGGCAACTCGGCTGCGACTGCGCGTGATGCACCCGATGGATACCGGCCTGGTCGATGGCATACCGGCCTTTTACCTCGAGCGACTCGCGCTGCGCGATGCGCAAGGTGATGTCCTGAGTCGTTTGAAACTGTTCGAGCCGGTTGCCGAGAACCCGATGCTGACGTTCGATCTGCCAAAACTCGACAGGGTGACAATCGAAGCACGCGACAACAACGGCAACCCGGTGTCGGCCAGGATCTCGACCGGGCAGGGAGGCCGGTAG
- a CDS encoding substrate-binding periplasmic protein, with protein MKTIRYSVVLVCWVALCVVGQAVASDDEPNALQRVLSSGALTVAVYDDFPPYSYRDAKGRMVGIDVSVAKALAERLGVGAVIRAVGADESMEDDLRNNVWKGHYLGGGVADIMLHVPVDKAFAQENDRVVILAPYFREQIVVATTQVLAGAPLEAFDEQRVGVELDTMADFFLLSARGGAMRNQVVHYRNMGEAVEALKRGELAGVAGPRAEVEFALGEQRKDYVVQALPGLGRGGWDLGAAVKQGNDELASEIAAGMQRLRDGGVIERIFSQHHATYQAPDQDKPAAIAGDTDLAMTDAPEGSKRRP; from the coding sequence ATGAAGACGATCAGATATTCCGTGGTGCTGGTGTGCTGGGTGGCGCTCTGTGTCGTTGGCCAGGCGGTAGCATCCGATGACGAGCCGAACGCATTGCAGCGTGTGTTGTCGAGCGGCGCGCTCACAGTCGCGGTATACGACGATTTTCCGCCTTACTCGTATCGCGACGCCAAGGGGAGAATGGTCGGCATCGACGTATCGGTGGCCAAGGCATTGGCGGAGCGACTGGGCGTAGGCGCAGTCATTCGCGCCGTCGGTGCCGACGAGTCGATGGAAGACGATCTGCGCAACAATGTGTGGAAGGGTCATTATCTCGGTGGCGGTGTCGCCGACATCATGTTGCACGTCCCCGTCGACAAGGCGTTTGCACAAGAGAATGATCGCGTGGTCATTCTGGCACCTTATTTTCGCGAGCAGATCGTTGTCGCTACCACGCAGGTATTGGCCGGCGCTCCGTTGGAGGCGTTCGATGAACAGCGTGTCGGGGTGGAGCTCGACACCATGGCTGACTTCTTTTTGCTGAGTGCCCGAGGCGGGGCGATGCGCAACCAGGTGGTTCACTACCGCAATATGGGAGAAGCGGTCGAGGCCCTCAAGCGCGGTGAACTCGCCGGTGTGGCCGGTCCGCGGGCCGAGGTGGAGTTTGCGCTTGGCGAACAGCGAAAAGACTATGTCGTGCAGGCGCTGCCCGGGCTGGGCCGCGGCGGCTGGGACCTCGGTGCGGCGGTCAAGCAGGGCAATGACGAGTTGGCTTCGGAGATCGCAGCGGGCATGCAGCGCTTGCGCGACGGTGGGGTGATCGAACGCATCTTCAGTCAACACCATGCGACCTACCAGGCGCCGGATCAGGACAAGCCGGCAGCCATCGCAGGTGATACGGACCTGGCCATGACGGATGCCCCCGAAGGCTCCAAGCGCCGGCCTTGA
- the pedF gene encoding cytochrome c-550 PedF: MFNKVHRRFVGAVLFSSIMCGAAIGHGNVSPQPIDTSNLPQLGDEWREVNPYRDNADAITTGASAYNQNCARCHGLGAVSGGIAPDLRLLPPEDEGDEWFIYRVRNGSVRNGVTYMPSFEGTLTQEALWSIRAWLATLPADE; the protein is encoded by the coding sequence ATGTTTAACAAGGTGCATCGACGATTCGTCGGCGCTGTGCTGTTCAGCAGCATCATGTGCGGTGCCGCGATTGGGCACGGCAATGTATCGCCGCAACCGATTGATACCTCGAACCTGCCGCAGCTGGGTGACGAGTGGCGAGAGGTCAACCCTTATCGTGACAACGCCGATGCCATCACGACCGGTGCATCGGCATACAACCAGAACTGTGCGCGTTGCCACGGTCTGGGTGCAGTCTCGGGCGGCATCGCGCCCGACCTCAGATTGTTGCCGCCGGAAGATGAAGGCGACGAGTGGTTTATCTACCGCGTGCGCAACGGCTCGGTGCGCAACGGCGTGACCTACATGCCATCGTTCGAGGGCACATTGACGCAAGAGGCGCTGTGGTCGATCCGTGCCTGGCTCGCGACCCTGCCGGCCGACGAATAA
- a CDS encoding methanol/ethanol family PQQ-dependent dehydrogenase, with product MNRTFRQTALSGAIAVALSVGFVSTNAVQAKSVTQSAIDDDANSVSNVLSWGMGQQGQRFSPLTKINKGNVKKLVPAWSFSFGGEKQRGQEAQPVVANGKMFVTGSYSRLFAIDAKTGEELWQYDHRLPDGILPCCDVINRGAALYDDLVIFTTLDARVIALSQETGKVVWRAKIDDYKAGYSNTAAPLIVHDMVITGVSGGEFGVIGRVEARDAKTGEMRWVRPSVEGHMGYMWKDGEKVENGLTGKTNATWPGDMWKTGGAATWQGGTYDHETGLIFYGTGNPAPWNAHLRPGDNLYSTSTLAIDPKTGKIAWHFQYTPNDGWDYDGVNEVVSFNVDGKQLAGHADRNGFFYVLDRTNGKLENAFPFVNQIDWAKGIDLKTGRPIENGARPGDPSKSADGKKGETIFVAPSFLGAKNWMPMAYSPKTELFYVPSNEWGMDLWNEPITYKKGAAYLGAGFTIKPLNDDYIGALRAVDPRTGKIKWEYKNNAPLWGGVMTTAGGLVFTGTPEGYLKAFDDQTGEELWSFQTGSGVVGCPITWEQDGEQFVAVPSGWGGAVPLWGGDVAKKVKYLNQGGSLWVFKLTDA from the coding sequence ATGAATCGTACATTTCGTCAAACGGCACTGAGCGGTGCCATAGCCGTCGCACTCAGCGTCGGCTTCGTATCCACCAACGCCGTACAGGCGAAGAGCGTGACTCAATCGGCGATCGACGACGACGCCAACAGTGTGTCGAACGTGCTCAGTTGGGGGATGGGACAACAAGGTCAGCGCTTCAGTCCGCTGACAAAGATCAACAAGGGCAACGTCAAGAAGTTGGTGCCCGCATGGAGTTTCTCTTTCGGCGGCGAGAAGCAACGTGGTCAGGAGGCACAACCGGTCGTCGCCAACGGCAAGATGTTCGTCACCGGGTCGTACTCGCGACTGTTCGCGATCGACGCCAAGACCGGCGAGGAACTCTGGCAATACGATCATCGACTGCCCGACGGCATCCTTCCGTGCTGCGATGTCATCAACCGTGGCGCAGCCCTGTATGACGACCTGGTGATCTTCACCACGCTGGATGCACGCGTGATCGCGCTCAGCCAGGAAACCGGCAAAGTCGTATGGCGGGCCAAGATCGACGACTACAAGGCGGGCTACTCGAACACCGCGGCGCCACTGATCGTGCATGACATGGTCATCACCGGCGTGTCGGGTGGGGAGTTCGGCGTTATCGGTCGGGTAGAGGCGCGCGACGCGAAGACCGGCGAGATGCGGTGGGTGCGCCCGTCCGTCGAAGGCCACATGGGGTATATGTGGAAGGACGGCGAGAAGGTCGAGAACGGCCTGACGGGAAAGACCAACGCCACTTGGCCGGGCGATATGTGGAAGACCGGCGGTGCGGCGACCTGGCAGGGCGGCACCTACGATCACGAGACCGGGCTGATCTTCTATGGCACCGGCAACCCGGCACCGTGGAATGCGCATCTTCGCCCGGGCGACAACCTGTACTCGACTTCTACGCTCGCGATTGATCCGAAGACGGGCAAGATCGCCTGGCATTTCCAGTACACGCCGAACGACGGCTGGGACTACGACGGTGTCAACGAAGTCGTTTCGTTCAACGTCGACGGCAAGCAGCTCGCCGGTCACGCCGACCGCAACGGCTTTTTCTATGTCCTCGATCGTACCAACGGTAAGTTGGAGAACGCTTTCCCGTTCGTCAACCAGATCGATTGGGCGAAGGGCATCGACCTGAAGACCGGCCGACCGATCGAGAACGGTGCCCGTCCCGGTGACCCTTCGAAGAGTGCCGATGGCAAGAAGGGCGAAACCATCTTTGTTGCGCCTTCGTTCCTCGGTGCAAAGAACTGGATGCCGATGGCGTACAGCCCGAAGACTGAACTGTTCTATGTGCCGTCGAACGAGTGGGGCATGGACCTGTGGAACGAGCCGATCACCTATAAGAAGGGCGCTGCCTACCTGGGTGCCGGGTTCACCATCAAACCGCTCAACGATGACTATATCGGTGCACTGCGCGCTGTTGACCCGCGTACCGGCAAGATCAAGTGGGAATACAAGAACAATGCCCCGCTGTGGGGCGGCGTTATGACGACCGCCGGTGGCCTGGTGTTCACCGGAACGCCCGAAGGCTATCTGAAGGCGTTCGACGATCAGACCGGTGAAGAGCTGTGGAGCTTCCAGACCGGTTCCGGTGTTGTCGGTTGCCCGATCACCTGGGAGCAGGACGGCGAACAGTTTGTTGCCGTGCCGTCTGGCTGGGGTGGCGCCGTGCCGCTGTGGGGCGGGGATGTGGCCAAGAAGGTCAAGTACCTGAACCAGGGTGGTTCGCTGTGGGTGTTCAAGCTCACTGACGCCTGA
- a CDS encoding SHOCT domain-containing protein, which yields MRALGLLGLLSLFAGSASAITLHRSSSLELYTLDAEGEVHNAHPVNFVDPDSLAQLLASLQVDSSEAGNAIYLMSENQAIEAGAELASALSRIDDKRDVHLVTFRQVGSFPVSRRLATGARIFVEDGQLNLIFGQVDEFLDEFREPYQKRARPGARQLAALSGATIQPADWFTFKPGRKDWVLFPIDLTQSPRRLLRLQSGEMSSKASAEPARTSPKQHSSVKAPTANRWKDLEEGLETLKRLQQKGLISDDEYQSQRRALLDDVAL from the coding sequence ATGAGAGCACTTGGTTTGCTCGGCTTGTTGTCTCTGTTCGCCGGTTCCGCATCGGCGATAACTCTGCACCGTTCAAGTTCGCTCGAGCTGTACACGCTCGATGCAGAGGGCGAAGTTCACAATGCGCATCCGGTGAACTTTGTCGATCCTGATTCGTTGGCGCAGCTGCTGGCATCGTTGCAGGTCGATTCATCCGAAGCCGGCAATGCGATTTACCTGATGAGCGAAAACCAGGCGATCGAGGCGGGTGCAGAGTTGGCATCGGCCCTTTCGCGCATCGATGACAAGCGCGACGTGCACCTGGTGACGTTCCGCCAAGTGGGTTCGTTTCCGGTCAGTCGTCGTCTGGCTACGGGTGCGCGGATATTCGTTGAAGATGGGCAACTGAACCTGATCTTCGGACAGGTCGACGAGTTTCTCGACGAATTTCGTGAGCCTTACCAGAAACGTGCACGTCCCGGTGCCCGCCAGCTTGCTGCTTTGAGCGGCGCAACCATTCAACCGGCGGACTGGTTCACGTTCAAACCCGGGCGCAAAGACTGGGTGCTGTTTCCCATCGACCTGACACAGAGCCCGCGACGCCTGCTGCGCCTGCAGTCAGGCGAAATGTCGAGCAAGGCATCGGCCGAGCCGGCGCGCACGTCGCCGAAACAGCATTCATCAGTCAAAGCCCCTACAGCCAATCGATGGAAAGACCTCGAGGAAGGGCTCGAGACTCTGAAACGTTTGCAGCAAAAGGGCCTCATCAGCGACGACGAGTATCAATCGCAACGTCGTGCCTTGCTCGACGACGTGGCGCTGTAA
- a CDS encoding porin, which produces MRKNTLLRALALSSSLGVTGTAHAVTWDAGDWTLGLGGNVNAFYTRTNCDASDLDSGGTTLASLACPTDGDKNSVNNGLLPASLNFSAETTQNGFDISAHINVYYGITSSGADGDSNADNTPDALKFSSVDARQVYLTFGNADMGTVKMGRDFGLFAFDAIINDMSLLGAGSAFTTANPGHTTLGGLGYGYVYTDRLAQINWTSPKWGGFQGTVGVFNPFDGQTSSAATKAIGESSLGFHGKASYEWDGAYPGYVSTTFLKQDIDIQTAAGADVGSSDIQGWDIFGKVSIGDFGFAGYYYDGEGMTSLALGGLVFPGFSDTADAEESSGYYVQGTYTWNNTKFGIHWAESEQEELTKVENERLTLGVYHNLTPALTLLGEYSMQESSLSGGGTDKTSSFNVGAILFF; this is translated from the coding sequence ATGAGAAAAAATACACTGCTGCGAGCGCTGGCGCTGTCATCGAGCTTGGGCGTGACCGGCACGGCGCACGCCGTCACCTGGGATGCCGGGGATTGGACGCTCGGGCTGGGCGGTAACGTCAACGCGTTCTATACCCGTACCAACTGCGATGCGTCCGACCTTGATTCGGGCGGCACAACGCTGGCGAGCCTGGCTTGTCCGACGGATGGCGACAAGAACAGCGTCAATAACGGCTTGCTTCCTGCGTCATTGAACTTCAGTGCCGAGACGACCCAGAACGGTTTCGATATCTCGGCACACATCAACGTCTACTACGGCATCACCAGCTCGGGCGCGGACGGCGATTCAAACGCCGACAACACACCGGACGCGCTGAAGTTCAGCTCGGTCGATGCACGTCAGGTCTATCTGACCTTCGGCAACGCCGACATGGGCACGGTGAAGATGGGCCGCGATTTCGGTCTGTTCGCATTCGATGCCATCATCAACGACATGAGCCTGCTCGGTGCCGGTTCTGCATTCACTACGGCAAACCCGGGGCACACGACGCTGGGCGGTCTCGGCTATGGCTATGTCTATACCGACCGCTTGGCACAGATCAACTGGACCTCGCCGAAGTGGGGCGGTTTTCAGGGCACCGTGGGTGTGTTCAACCCGTTCGACGGTCAGACATCGAGCGCTGCGACCAAGGCGATCGGGGAGTCCAGCCTCGGATTCCACGGCAAGGCCAGCTACGAGTGGGATGGCGCATATCCCGGTTATGTGTCGACGACCTTCCTCAAGCAGGACATCGACATCCAGACGGCTGCGGGTGCCGATGTCGGCAGCAGCGATATCCAGGGCTGGGACATCTTCGGCAAGGTCAGCATCGGTGACTTCGGTTTCGCCGGCTACTACTACGATGGCGAAGGCATGACGTCGCTGGCGCTGGGTGGTCTGGTATTTCCCGGGTTTTCGGATACCGCCGATGCAGAAGAGTCGAGCGGCTACTACGTGCAGGGTACGTATACCTGGAACAACACCAAGTTCGGTATCCACTGGGCCGAGAGTGAGCAGGAAGAACTCACCAAAGTCGAGAACGAACGCCTGACCCTCGGCGTGTACCACAACCTTACACCGGCGCTGACCTTGCTGGGCGAATACAGCATGCAGGAAAGCTCCTTGTCCGGTGGCGGCACCGATAAGACATCGAGCTTCAACGTCGGCGCAATCCTGTTCTTCTGA
- a CDS encoding sigma-54-dependent Fis family transcriptional regulator, whose translation MEETETMPHTHLMRQHAQKISNVASCDQAVRNLGIDNTIFASWKRCIHERDLDPMRCPDLRVLENDQLNEARSRLEGLLRLAEPALVELAKIQAGTDYAVLLTDHRGLVLQQIVEETIERQFRAAGLCLGADWGEALLGTNGIGTCIAEQRPVTVHRDEHFLSQNIGLTCSASPIHDPHGNLLAVLDSSSCSSTDSRAAQTHTLALISAYARLIESQYFLREYRNQKILRFQDRPELVTLPDKALIALSDDNRVLAANDVTLKMLDIGDRSLIVGKTLNDVIGHDLQGLFDGSRKDPETVRPFRDANSGKQFFGMLYTYRKPPRRRGLVVPPTASSSDDCRGELCELRVLAGDDPQMMDAAHRARKVVDKRIPILITGETGTGKDLFSQALHRASRRKDMPFVALNCASIPESLIESELFGYKHGAFTGASREGRRGKILESNGGSLFLDEIGDMPLHLQSRLLRVLETQEVAPLGSDRTVRVELNIISATHRDLAQLVHEGSFREDLYYRLNGITISLPPLRLRRDLSDIVLKVFEAENDTGKDLRVSPEAMTTLLRYPWPGNLRQLRNVVRAAIALSEDGVVNVTDINLPKQKLQPVEPVAPPVGTAMPPCVEAESDDGGNPLYSAEQQVILATLNTHAWNISRTADALDMSRNTLYRKMRKHGITPARE comes from the coding sequence ATGGAGGAGACAGAGACGATGCCGCACACCCATCTCATGCGTCAGCACGCTCAGAAGATCTCCAATGTTGCGAGCTGTGACCAAGCCGTGCGCAACCTTGGAATAGACAACACCATCTTTGCATCGTGGAAGCGATGTATTCACGAACGCGACCTCGACCCGATGCGTTGCCCCGATCTGCGCGTACTCGAAAACGACCAGTTGAACGAAGCGCGCAGTCGCCTCGAAGGCCTGTTGCGACTTGCAGAACCCGCCTTGGTCGAATTGGCCAAGATCCAGGCGGGCACAGACTACGCCGTGTTGCTCACCGATCACCGGGGCCTTGTGCTGCAGCAGATCGTCGAGGAGACAATCGAAAGACAGTTTCGCGCAGCCGGTCTGTGTCTCGGCGCCGACTGGGGCGAGGCATTACTCGGAACGAATGGCATCGGCACCTGTATCGCCGAACAGCGACCGGTCACCGTGCATCGCGATGAGCACTTCCTCAGCCAGAATATCGGGCTGACCTGCTCCGCCTCCCCGATTCACGACCCACATGGCAATCTACTCGCGGTACTGGATTCTTCATCGTGCAGTTCGACCGACTCGCGCGCCGCGCAAACGCATACACTGGCGCTGATCTCGGCGTATGCAAGGCTGATCGAAAGCCAATACTTCCTGCGCGAGTACCGCAACCAGAAGATTCTGCGATTCCAGGATCGTCCCGAACTGGTCACGTTGCCCGACAAGGCGCTGATCGCTTTGAGCGACGACAACCGCGTGCTTGCCGCCAACGATGTGACGCTCAAGATGCTCGACATCGGCGATCGATCGCTGATTGTCGGCAAGACGCTGAACGACGTGATCGGTCACGATCTGCAAGGGCTGTTCGACGGCTCGCGCAAAGACCCGGAAACCGTACGACCGTTCCGCGATGCCAACAGCGGCAAACAGTTCTTCGGCATGCTGTACACCTACAGAAAGCCGCCGCGCCGCCGCGGGCTGGTGGTGCCGCCGACGGCTTCGTCTAGCGACGACTGTCGTGGCGAACTCTGCGAACTGCGCGTGCTCGCCGGTGACGACCCACAGATGATGGATGCCGCGCACCGTGCCCGCAAAGTCGTCGACAAGCGGATACCGATCTTGATCACCGGCGAAACCGGTACCGGCAAAGACCTGTTCTCACAGGCGCTACATCGGGCCAGTCGCCGCAAGGACATGCCGTTTGTCGCGCTGAACTGTGCGTCGATACCGGAAAGCCTGATCGAGAGCGAGTTGTTCGGCTACAAGCACGGCGCGTTTACCGGCGCCAGCCGCGAAGGCCGACGCGGCAAGATACTCGAATCCAACGGCGGTTCTCTGTTTCTCGACGAGATCGGCGACATGCCGCTGCACCTGCAATCGCGCCTGTTGCGCGTACTCGAAACCCAGGAGGTTGCTCCCTTGGGTTCCGACAGAACGGTGCGCGTCGAACTCAATATCATCTCGGCCACCCATCGCGACCTCGCCCAACTGGTGCACGAAGGCAGTTTTCGCGAGGACCTCTACTACCGTCTGAACGGCATCACGATATCGCTGCCGCCGCTGCGCCTGCGACGCGACCTGTCCGACATCGTGCTCAAGGTGTTCGAGGCCGAGAACGACACCGGCAAAGACCTGCGCGTTTCTCCCGAGGCCATGACCACGCTACTGCGCTACCCCTGGCCGGGCAACCTGCGCCAACTGCGCAACGTGGTGCGCGCGGCGATCGCATTGAGCGAAGACGGCGTCGTCAACGTTACTGATATCAATCTGCCGAAACAAAAACTCCAGCCGGTGGAGCCAGTTGCTCCGCCCGTCGGAACCGCCATGCCACCCTGCGTCGAAGCCGAGAGCGACGACGGCGGCAACCCACTCTACTCTGCGGAACAGCAGGTGATACTCGCCACCTTGAATACCCATGCCTGGAATATTTCAAGGACCGCAGACGCACTCGACATGAGCCGCAACACGCTCTATCGCAAAATGCGCAAGCACGGAATCACACCGGCACGCGAGTGA
- a CDS encoding putative urea ABC transporter substrate-binding protein, translating to MKSLALALSLFLLVPSAFARDSFKVAWSIYVGWMPWGYAADHGIVKKWADKYDIDIEVVQINDYVESINQYTAGGFDACVMTNMDALTIPAAGGVDSTALIVGDFSNGNDGVVLKGKDSLKDIAGQKVNLVELSVSHYLLARGLESVGLSESDLTVVNTSDADMVAAYATDDVTAVVTWNPLLSEILAMPNSHKVFDSSQIPGEIIDLLVINTKTMEANPKLAKALVGAWYETMALMSSDSDAGIAARTAMGTASGTDLAGYDAQLASTKMFYTPTDAVAFTNSPALKDTMQAVAEFSFDHGLLGEGAPDAGFIGIETPAGTYGSTSNVKLRFTPEYMQMAADGKL from the coding sequence GTGAAGTCGCTTGCTCTAGCCCTGTCTCTCTTTCTCCTCGTTCCCTCTGCTTTCGCCCGAGACTCGTTCAAGGTCGCGTGGTCCATCTACGTGGGCTGGATGCCATGGGGCTATGCGGCCGACCACGGCATCGTCAAGAAGTGGGCGGACAAGTACGACATCGATATCGAAGTCGTGCAGATCAACGACTATGTCGAGTCGATCAACCAGTACACCGCCGGCGGATTCGATGCCTGCGTCATGACCAATATGGACGCGCTGACGATACCCGCAGCCGGTGGCGTCGACAGCACCGCCTTGATCGTGGGCGATTTCTCCAACGGCAACGATGGTGTCGTACTCAAAGGCAAGGACTCGCTGAAAGACATCGCCGGCCAGAAGGTCAACCTGGTCGAGCTGAGCGTATCGCACTACCTGCTGGCGCGTGGCTTGGAAAGTGTCGGCCTGAGCGAATCCGACCTGACCGTCGTCAACACCTCAGACGCCGACATGGTAGCCGCCTATGCAACCGACGACGTGACGGCGGTGGTTACCTGGAACCCGCTGCTCAGCGAGATCCTGGCGATGCCCAACAGTCACAAAGTATTCGATTCCTCACAGATTCCCGGTGAGATCATCGACCTGCTGGTCATCAACACCAAGACGATGGAAGCCAATCCGAAGCTCGCCAAGGCCCTGGTCGGCGCCTGGTACGAGACCATGGCGCTGATGAGCAGCGACAGCGACGCAGGCATCGCTGCGCGCACCGCGATGGGTACGGCATCCGGTACCGATCTGGCCGGTTACGATGCCCAGCTCGCCAGCACCAAGATGTTCTACACGCCCACCGATGCCGTGGCTTTCACCAACAGCCCTGCACTGAAAGACACCATGCAGGCCGTCGCCGAGTTCTCATTTGACCACGGCCTGCTGGGTGAAGGCGCCCCGGATGCCGGATTCATCGGCATCGAAACACCGGCCGGCACCTACGGCAGCACCAGCAACGTGAAGCTGCGCTTTACGCCGGAGTACATGCAGATGGCGGCCGACGGCAAACTCTAA